Proteins encoded together in one Drosophila albomicans strain 15112-1751.03 chromosome 2R, ASM965048v2, whole genome shotgun sequence window:
- the LOC117576780 gene encoding uncharacterized protein LOC117576780 produces the protein MRAGLLENLLLLYLLWICFNGNQTFKFKMTNLGCDSFNKSWVVYTECRLRAISRNKTTMTAFVMVSEPAYNIFVRARVLRKANGYKPWIIDYTIDACKFMRNRNHPFAKIIWKLIKDVSTINHSCPYNGLNGLKDFYDVSTMPLILPSGEYLLNLTWIFDKKPQFVTNVYFSYWDD, from the exons ATGAGAGCTGGATTGTTGGAAAATCTGTTGCTCTTGTACCTTTTATGGATTTGTTTCAATGGAAATCAA ACATTTAAGTTCAAAATGACAAACTTGGGATGTGATTCGTTCAACAAATCGTGGGTTGTCTACACGGAATGTCGACTACGGGCAATAAGTCGCAACAAGACAACGATGACGGCATTCGTGATGGTCTCAGAGCCAGCGTACAACATATTTGTGAGAGCAAGGGTTCTGAGAAAGGCCAATGGATATAAGCCTTGGATAATCGACTACACTATCGATGCATGCAAGTTTATGCGGAATCGTAATCATCCGTTTGCGAAGATCATCTGGAAGCTGATCAAAGATGTGTCAACGATCAATCACAGCTGTCCCTACAAT GGTCTAAATGGATTAAAGGATTTCTACGATGTTTCCACCATGCCTCTTATATTGCCAAGCGGTGAATACCTTTTAAATCTCACTTGGATATTCGACAAGAAGCCGCAGTTTGTTACAAATGTCTACTTTTCATACTGGGAcgattga